The uncultured Desulfuromonas sp. genome has a segment encoding these proteins:
- a CDS encoding PLP-dependent aminotransferase family protein: MIYLNPSLKEPLYQQLYEQLKQKIIAGEWSKGKRLPAMRVLAKELCISRNTVENAYGQLCVEGYAVSKQGCGFIVQDIQETVLDRPYKTMARIANSARQEQQAQPSQSLEKSTNYKFDFQYGNLPPESFPRQIWRRLTAEALASFESENICAYGDKQGELALRCELIDYLHDSRGIVCTPDQVVLCNGLQDALGLICTLFSDDNRILAMEDPGYDFTRIVFQNHGYAIAPIPVNTSGISLDDLQHSPAKMVYITPSHQFPTGCVMPINQRMELLRWAEQVNGIILEDDYDSELRYHTRPIPALQSIDRHGRVIYLGTFSKALSPALRTSYLILPQWLLAKYKTTFARYNPSVPWLQQQVMTLFMAQGHWEKHLRKMCLQNKRRHDVLVRAIRETMGERVKIHGAGGGLHLLVEVLDKTPQEVLIQKAAAYRVKVYPTRQYWLQPEKAMDSLIQLGFSGLDEDEIVAGVELLCKAWF, from the coding sequence ATGATCTATCTCAATCCAAGCCTCAAAGAACCGCTCTATCAACAGCTTTACGAGCAACTGAAACAGAAGATTATCGCTGGGGAATGGAGCAAAGGAAAACGCCTGCCCGCCATGCGCGTGCTGGCCAAGGAGCTTTGCATCAGCCGTAATACAGTTGAAAATGCTTACGGGCAACTGTGCGTTGAAGGCTATGCCGTCAGCAAACAAGGCTGCGGGTTTATCGTGCAGGACATTCAAGAGACCGTGCTGGATCGTCCGTACAAAACCATGGCCCGCATTGCCAACTCAGCACGGCAGGAACAACAGGCTCAGCCAAGCCAATCACTAGAGAAAAGCACGAACTACAAATTTGACTTTCAATATGGCAACCTGCCGCCGGAGTCATTCCCCCGCCAGATATGGCGACGCTTAACCGCCGAAGCTCTGGCTTCTTTTGAGTCGGAAAACATTTGCGCCTACGGCGACAAGCAAGGCGAGTTGGCGTTGCGCTGCGAGCTGATCGATTATCTGCATGATTCGCGCGGCATCGTCTGCACGCCGGACCAAGTCGTGCTGTGCAATGGCCTGCAGGATGCTCTCGGCCTCATCTGCACCTTGTTCAGCGATGACAACCGCATCCTGGCAATGGAAGATCCGGGCTATGATTTCACCCGTATCGTCTTTCAAAATCATGGCTATGCCATTGCGCCCATTCCGGTGAACACCTCAGGAATCAGTCTGGACGATCTGCAACACAGCCCAGCCAAGATGGTGTACATCACCCCGTCGCACCAATTCCCCACCGGCTGCGTCATGCCGATCAATCAGCGCATGGAATTATTACGCTGGGCGGAACAGGTTAACGGCATCATCCTCGAAGATGATTACGACAGCGAGCTGCGTTACCACACGCGGCCCATCCCGGCGCTGCAATCCATTGATCGGCATGGACGTGTGATTTATCTCGGCACATTCTCCAAAGCCCTGTCGCCGGCGTTGCGCACCAGCTACCTCATCCTGCCGCAATGGCTTCTGGCCAAATACAAGACAACTTTTGCCCGCTACAACCCCAGCGTGCCGTGGCTGCAACAGCAGGTCATGACCCTGTTCATGGCCCAAGGCCATTGGGAAAAGCATTTGCGGAAAATGTGCTTACAAAATAAAAGAAGGCACGATGTGTTAGTCCGGGCGATTCGTGAAACAATGGGCGAGCGCGTCAAAATTCATGGCGCGGGTGGCGGACTGCATCTGCTTGTCGAAGTTTTGGATAAAACACCGCAGGAGGTTTTGATCCAAAAAGCTGCCGCGTATCGGGTTAAGGTTTATCCGACTCGGCAGTATTGGTTGCAGCCGGAGAAAGCGATGGACAGTTTGATTCAGTTGGGGTTTAGCGGATTGGACGAGGATGAGATTGTTGCAGGAGTAGAGCTTTTGTGTAAGGCGTGGTTCTAA
- a CDS encoding type II toxin-antitoxin system RelE/ParE family toxin has translation MSYQVRYTKGAKEDLVRLYAFLVELDLAAARNALEAIEKSVNFLQDFPFTCRKATPENPLLREMIIPFGSKGYVVLFEIEDNETVTILAVRHQQEEDYH, from the coding sequence TTGAGCTACCAGGTTCGCTATACAAAGGGGGCTAAAGAGGACCTGGTCCGGTTGTATGCCTTTCTTGTTGAGCTGGATCTTGCCGCTGCCCGGAATGCACTGGAAGCCATAGAAAAAAGTGTCAATTTCCTTCAGGACTTCCCTTTTACCTGTCGAAAAGCGACTCCTGAAAACCCTCTGCTTCGTGAAATGATCATCCCCTTTGGCTCAAAAGGCTATGTTGTTCTCTTTGAAATCGAGGACAATGAAACGGTTACGATCTTAGCGGTTCGTCATCAACAGGAAGAGGATTATCATTAG
- a CDS encoding YlcI/YnfO family protein: MKSSSIPSIRVEPELRQAAESVLREGESLSSFMEESLKAGIQHRKAQREFIARGLTSRAEAKQTGEYFSADAVFDELKTMLLDAEKKAGS; encoded by the coding sequence ATGAAATCATCATCCATCCCATCCATAAGAGTCGAACCTGAACTACGCCAAGCCGCTGAAAGTGTTTTACGCGAAGGCGAAAGCTTATCCAGCTTCATGGAAGAATCCTTAAAAGCCGGGATTCAGCATCGAAAAGCTCAACGGGAATTCATTGCACGAGGTCTGACCTCAAGAGCAGAAGCGAAACAAACTGGGGAGTATTTTTCTGCGGACGCAGTATTTGATGAATTAAAAACCATGCTGCTTGATGCAGAGAAAAAGGCCGGCAGTTGA
- a CDS encoding pyridoxamine 5'-phosphate oxidase family protein, with amino-acid sequence MRRKDLKITSPEEVDAIIKQSNVCRLGLCDGDTPYVVPLNFGYEDGKFYFHSAAAGRKVDLLKANPKVCLEFDMDLGLITDEKACNWGFRYRSVIVTGQATVLNTLEEKVQALNIIMKNYTEDAYAFPEKVVGSTFVFVVDAQEVSGKQTDESTIVD; translated from the coding sequence ATGCGTAGAAAAGATTTGAAAATCACATCACCCGAAGAAGTGGACGCCATTATCAAACAATCCAACGTCTGTCGTTTGGGGCTGTGTGACGGTGACACGCCCTATGTGGTGCCGTTGAATTTTGGCTATGAGGATGGGAAGTTCTATTTTCATTCAGCGGCTGCGGGCCGTAAAGTCGATCTGCTCAAGGCCAATCCCAAGGTGTGCCTTGAATTCGACATGGACCTCGGCTTGATCACCGACGAAAAAGCCTGTAACTGGGGCTTTCGTTACAGGAGCGTGATTGTCACTGGGCAGGCAACGGTGCTGAACACACTTGAGGAGAAAGTGCAGGCACTCAATATCATTATGAAAAACTATACGGAGGATGCTTATGCCTTTCCCGAAAAAGTCGTAGGAAGCACCTTTGTCTTTGTTGTTGATGCTCAGGAAGTTTCGGGTAAGCAGACCGATGAATCGACGATTGTCGATTGA
- a CDS encoding desulfoferrodoxin has protein sequence MATRNEVYQCATCGNVLAILTGGQGELICCGAPMERMVENSTDGAHEKHVPMIVGILDDIEVSVGSVAHPMQEEHYIEWIELLTDRVSYREFLKPGDTPDVNFSIDTGDVTARAYCNLHGLWKSKPSEK, from the coding sequence ATGGCAACTCGAAACGAAGTCTATCAATGCGCAACATGCGGCAATGTTCTCGCTATTTTGACGGGTGGGCAAGGTGAGCTTATTTGCTGTGGCGCTCCTATGGAACGGATGGTTGAAAATAGCACGGATGGAGCCCATGAGAAGCATGTGCCAATGATTGTGGGTATCCTTGACGATATTGAGGTTTCCGTGGGCAGTGTTGCTCATCCCATGCAGGAAGAGCATTACATTGAGTGGATTGAGTTGCTGACGGATCGTGTCAGCTATCGGGAATTCCTGAAGCCTGGAGACACGCCGGATGTCAACTTTTCAATCGATACCGGGGACGTTACCGCACGTGCTTACTGCAATCTGCATGGGTTGTGGAAAAGCAAGCCCTCAGAAAAATAA
- a CDS encoding YdiU family protein translates to MNFSNSYIDLGPGFYEKINPEPVAEPKLLLWNSMLAEQLMMPEELTASPVTLAEIFSGNVLLPGSQPISVAYAGHQFGYFVPQLGDGRAHLLGEVMDQAGIRRDIQLKGSGQTRFSRNGDGRCAVGPAVREFIMSEALHALRVPSSRCLAVVTTGETVHRDTPSPGAVVTRVASSHLRVGTFEYFAARRNVDALTKLSDYTIARHYPEVPGEGRQRYVALLEQVVARQIRLIVEWMRVGFIHGVMNTDNTALSGETIDFGPCAMLGIYDPQTVYSSIDTFGRYAFGNQPKILQWNMARFADCLLPLIDDDPRQAMTWVEPIIDVIPKQFEEAFLAMMANKLGLVACGGEDKELIVGVLQRLEDQALDYTLTFNRLTQSVRNGETDERLKKDLGPWFDRWQRRLQEQQDDALTVQQRMREYNPVVIPRNHHVEAAIRECEQTGKTELTQKFLQVLRSPYEEQEHTAEFKDPPADGDRFYQTFCGT, encoded by the coding sequence ATGAATTTTTCTAATTCATACATAGACTTAGGTCCGGGTTTTTACGAAAAAATAAATCCTGAACCCGTCGCTGAGCCAAAGTTGTTGCTGTGGAACTCCATGCTGGCAGAGCAACTGATGATGCCGGAGGAGTTAACCGCAAGTCCGGTGACGCTGGCCGAGATTTTCTCCGGCAATGTTCTGCTGCCGGGATCTCAGCCCATTTCCGTGGCTTATGCCGGGCATCAGTTTGGCTATTTTGTCCCGCAGCTTGGCGATGGTCGCGCGCACCTGCTGGGCGAGGTGATGGATCAGGCGGGCATTCGGCGCGATATCCAGTTGAAAGGCTCCGGTCAAACGCGATTTTCCCGCAATGGCGATGGTCGCTGTGCCGTTGGTCCAGCGGTGCGCGAGTTCATCATGAGCGAGGCCCTGCACGCGTTGCGGGTGCCAAGCTCGCGCTGCCTGGCGGTGGTGACGACAGGGGAAACCGTGCATCGCGATACGCCATCGCCGGGGGCGGTGGTGACGCGGGTGGCGTCGAGCCATCTGCGGGTCGGCACGTTTGAATATTTTGCGGCACGGCGCAATGTTGACGCACTCACAAAATTATCGGACTACACGATTGCGCGTCATTATCCCGAGGTGCCCGGCGAGGGGCGGCAGCGCTATGTTGCGTTGCTTGAGCAGGTGGTGGCCCGGCAAATTCGCCTGATCGTTGAATGGATGCGCGTCGGCTTTATTCACGGTGTGATGAATACCGACAATACCGCGCTGTCCGGTGAGACCATCGACTTTGGTCCGTGCGCCATGCTGGGCATCTATGATCCGCAGACGGTGTACAGCTCCATCGACACCTTTGGTCGCTATGCCTTCGGCAACCAACCGAAAATCCTCCAGTGGAACATGGCCCGCTTTGCCGATTGCTTGTTGCCGCTGATCGATGATGATCCGCGTCAGGCCATGACCTGGGTTGAACCGATTATCGATGTGATCCCCAAACAGTTTGAAGAGGCTTTTCTGGCCATGATGGCCAATAAACTTGGCTTGGTTGCCTGCGGCGGCGAGGATAAAGAGTTGATCGTCGGAGTGTTGCAGCGACTTGAAGATCAAGCGCTGGATTACACCCTGACCTTTAACCGCCTGACCCAATCAGTACGCAACGGCGAGACCGACGAACGGTTGAAGAAAGACCTTGGCCCGTGGTTTGATCGCTGGCAGAGGCGTCTGCAGGAGCAGCAGGATGATGCGCTTACCGTGCAACAGCGGATGCGCGAGTACAATCCCGTGGTGATTCCGAGAAACCATCATGTCGAAGCGGCGATTCGCGAATGTGAGCAGACCGGCAAGACGGAATTGACACAGAAGTTTCTCCAAGTGCTGCGCTCGCCTTATGAAGAGCAGGAACATACTGCGGAGTTTAAAGATCCTCCAGCCGATGGTGACCGTTTCTATCAGACGTTTTGCGGAACATGA
- a CDS encoding SRPBCC domain-containing protein, which translates to MKLLETEIHINARPETVWSILTDFATYPEWNPFITDIRGNAVVGEMLEVRVSPPGGKAMAFKPVVLVATENKEFRWLGRFLVSALFEGEHSFTLTPHEGGCRLVQKEQFKGMLVPLMWRSLDQGTRAGFELMNQALKERAERAGQ; encoded by the coding sequence ATGAAACTGCTGGAAACAGAAATACACATCAACGCAAGACCCGAAACCGTCTGGTCGATCCTGACCGATTTTGCTACCTATCCCGAATGGAATCCCTTTATCACCGACATTCGCGGCAACGCTGTGGTTGGCGAAATGCTGGAGGTGCGTGTCTCACCACCCGGTGGTAAGGCGATGGCGTTTAAACCGGTCGTTCTGGTGGCGACGGAAAACAAAGAGTTTCGCTGGCTCGGGCGCTTTTTAGTCTCTGCCCTTTTCGAAGGCGAGCATAGTTTTACTCTCACGCCCCATGAAGGGGGTTGTCGTCTGGTTCAGAAAGAACAGTTCAAAGGGATGCTGGTGCCATTGATGTGGCGCTCTTTGGATCAAGGCACCCGTGCCGGTTTCGAGCTGATGAATCAAGCGTTGAAGGAGCGGGCGGAGAGGGCCGGGCAATAA
- a CDS encoding AAA domain-containing protein → MEQRKYFKYRINELEDVYKKGSNDIAVLEDLEEELHHRSTQRARKLLSAVQKSMGGNDHSASVSREPVSADPPASVKTPKNTNEPEVTAAPPKLTVAIVPVSAPAPEQDAEKVIDWGEALTSADISPSNSESGKDPKPLLNNPSDILDVWTVLEALSPQSYKKPNDLVIGQGSVAYLQEGREPWLKGENSRPKANLYYMVYLGAVDIEKATGKLLSIYQDKRVERPSVRGLAALGVVLLDKKGVPIPDMGLALSSFGWSYARALQGKLQELKSWEIAEKKLVEGLDKYIYREDENGQQLPFTLSQARFVYQWLLKNYEIPDEDSLEPSFAIRLYQPFSRGEPEAPLLNSFYIDDLQKAKQAVRTQTTGDALSQYLGITKPKNRFDILKDKQYLEIALQPKYSPVARWPSNGRHSLVLLQQAAVNLAKLQLSTGGLFSVNGPPGTGKTTLLRDIVASVLVDRAKALCAFKNIDDAFEYSGQMKLGNAFVHLYKLDDSLRGHEIIVASTNNRAVENVSKELPLFGQIAQDIEGLEYFKTVSDALSDGTEETWGLCAAVLGNAKNRSEFINTAWWDDDTGLRKYFLSITGQLNLEVDNDGNDIIPRVIEECNPPSSMDEAKRRWDFARNEFEETLKKAQGVIDQAQKAYEASVKVAKLEVEIKSLLTDEARQKIEINNAKELYASLEKDSEQKKLKVDQLKTRESDLKATKPGFFKRLFFRSKWKDWKIQHSALRIELSGVYKEYKLAQTKTDECSSELSKFHHAISYAQEKIRTLHSQRVTLLAEIEKYSPICGNKLVTSGLWALEHDQQQIFSPNFTIKAQRLRDDVFVSAIRLHKAFIDASSKQLRQNLGAFFSVLSGKVLSEDKQALLPHLWSSAFLLTPVMSTAFASVGRMLKPMPKESIGWLLVDEAGQATPQAAIGAIYRSKRVMCVGDPLQIEPVVTLPSPLVEGISKHFGVDPFHWMAPDGSVQTLSDNANVYGTTIPRELSEIRIGSPLLVHRRCEDPMFTISNRLAYNGLMVQATVSRESDITSLFGKQSEWFDIQGSAQEKWCPEEGEIVAKMLLKRIAETNGDPEIYVISPFRIVAERMSQRMRMEENTLIQHGIENPNDWIYNNIGTIHTFQGKETKAVVLLLGAPIPAQTGARNWATSNVNLLNVSVSRAKQNFYVVGNKSLWGELGNMKLVARLIGK, encoded by the coding sequence ATGGAGCAGCGGAAATACTTCAAATACAGAATAAATGAACTTGAAGATGTCTATAAGAAAGGCAGCAATGACATTGCCGTTCTTGAAGACCTTGAGGAAGAGCTACACCACCGATCAACACAAAGAGCGCGAAAGCTATTAAGCGCTGTCCAAAAAAGTATGGGGGGAAATGATCATTCCGCGTCAGTTTCCCGAGAACCTGTCTCTGCCGACCCGCCAGCATCCGTTAAAACTCCAAAGAATACAAACGAACCGGAAGTTACGGCAGCGCCTCCAAAGCTAACTGTAGCAATAGTGCCAGTCAGTGCCCCTGCGCCCGAGCAAGATGCTGAGAAGGTAATAGACTGGGGCGAGGCTTTAACAAGTGCAGACATCTCACCTTCAAATTCCGAAAGTGGTAAAGACCCTAAGCCCCTTCTCAATAATCCCTCCGATATTCTTGATGTTTGGACAGTGTTGGAAGCGTTGTCGCCACAGTCCTATAAAAAGCCGAACGATTTAGTTATCGGGCAAGGCTCCGTAGCTTATTTGCAAGAAGGTCGTGAACCTTGGTTAAAAGGCGAGAATTCCCGCCCCAAAGCCAATCTTTATTACATGGTCTATTTAGGCGCGGTTGACATTGAAAAAGCCACAGGAAAATTATTGTCTATTTATCAGGATAAGCGGGTTGAACGCCCATCAGTGCGTGGATTGGCTGCATTAGGTGTCGTGCTTCTTGATAAGAAAGGTGTTCCTATTCCCGATATGGGTTTGGCGTTATCGAGTTTCGGTTGGTCTTACGCGAGAGCATTACAGGGAAAACTTCAAGAGTTAAAGTCGTGGGAGATTGCCGAGAAAAAATTAGTCGAAGGATTGGATAAGTATATTTATAGGGAGGATGAGAACGGTCAGCAACTCCCGTTTACACTAAGTCAAGCCCGATTTGTCTATCAATGGCTTCTTAAAAATTATGAAATTCCCGACGAAGATTCTTTGGAGCCATCATTTGCTATTCGTTTGTATCAACCCTTTAGCCGAGGCGAGCCGGAAGCGCCTTTGCTAAATAGTTTTTATATCGATGATCTTCAAAAAGCAAAACAAGCCGTTCGAACTCAGACCACAGGTGATGCTCTTTCTCAGTATTTAGGAATCACCAAGCCTAAAAATCGTTTCGATATTCTAAAAGACAAACAATATTTAGAAATCGCATTGCAGCCCAAATATTCACCTGTAGCGAGATGGCCTAGCAACGGACGGCATTCTCTGGTTTTGCTCCAGCAAGCGGCAGTTAATCTTGCGAAACTGCAATTATCAACAGGAGGATTGTTTTCTGTTAACGGCCCGCCAGGAACGGGAAAGACTACGCTTTTAAGGGATATCGTTGCTTCTGTTTTGGTGGATCGTGCAAAAGCGTTGTGTGCTTTCAAGAATATCGATGATGCATTTGAGTATTCAGGTCAGATGAAGTTAGGTAATGCTTTTGTTCACCTCTACAAACTCGATGATAGTTTGAGAGGGCATGAAATCATTGTCGCCTCAACCAACAACAGAGCTGTTGAGAATGTCAGTAAAGAGCTTCCATTATTCGGCCAGATTGCGCAGGACATTGAAGGGCTTGAATATTTTAAAACTGTTAGTGATGCTTTGTCTGATGGCACAGAAGAGACTTGGGGGTTATGTGCTGCCGTGCTTGGGAATGCTAAAAACCGCTCAGAATTTATCAATACAGCATGGTGGGATGATGATACAGGGCTTCGTAAATACTTCCTGTCGATAACAGGCCAACTGAATTTGGAAGTTGACAATGATGGAAATGACATTATTCCTCGCGTCATTGAAGAATGCAATCCACCCAGCTCAATGGATGAGGCAAAAAGACGTTGGGATTTTGCTCGAAATGAATTCGAAGAGACTTTAAAAAAAGCACAGGGAGTAATTGATCAAGCGCAAAAAGCTTATGAAGCTTCTGTCAAAGTGGCGAAGCTAGAAGTAGAGATAAAAAGCCTACTAACAGACGAGGCACGACAAAAAATAGAAATCAATAACGCAAAGGAGCTCTATGCCTCACTCGAAAAAGATTCTGAACAAAAAAAATTAAAAGTAGATCAGCTTAAAACTCGGGAAAGCGATCTGAAAGCGACGAAACCAGGATTTTTTAAGCGACTGTTTTTCAGATCTAAATGGAAAGACTGGAAGATTCAACATAGTGCATTACGAATAGAGCTTTCAGGTGTTTACAAAGAATATAAATTAGCTCAAACCAAGACTGATGAATGCAGTTCCGAGCTATCCAAATTTCATCATGCCATTTCTTATGCTCAGGAAAAGATAAGAACACTTCATTCACAGCGCGTTACTCTTTTAGCTGAAATTGAAAAATACTCGCCAATTTGCGGGAATAAACTCGTTACGTCTGGACTTTGGGCTTTGGAACACGATCAGCAGCAAATTTTCTCTCCGAACTTTACAATCAAGGCGCAGCGTCTCAGAGATGATGTGTTCGTGTCCGCTATTAGGTTGCATAAAGCATTCATAGACGCATCATCAAAGCAGCTCAGACAAAATCTAGGTGCGTTTTTTTCTGTTTTAAGTGGCAAAGTCTTATCCGAAGACAAACAGGCTCTGTTGCCCCATCTTTGGTCGAGCGCGTTTTTGTTAACTCCGGTCATGTCGACGGCATTCGCTTCGGTTGGGCGCATGCTAAAACCAATGCCAAAGGAAAGCATTGGCTGGTTGCTTGTCGATGAGGCTGGTCAGGCTACGCCCCAAGCTGCCATTGGAGCTATATACCGATCGAAGCGCGTCATGTGTGTTGGTGATCCACTGCAAATCGAGCCTGTTGTTACTTTACCTTCGCCTTTGGTTGAAGGGATTTCAAAGCATTTTGGAGTTGATCCATTTCACTGGATGGCTCCTGACGGGTCGGTTCAGACGTTATCGGATAACGCTAATGTCTATGGTACAACTATCCCCCGAGAATTGAGCGAGATTAGAATTGGTTCGCCTCTGCTTGTTCACAGGCGTTGTGAAGACCCAATGTTTACGATTTCCAATCGTCTTGCCTATAACGGCTTAATGGTTCAAGCAACGGTTTCCCGCGAATCGGATATTACCTCTTTATTTGGAAAGCAATCCGAATGGTTTGATATACAAGGGAGTGCTCAAGAAAAGTGGTGTCCCGAGGAGGGAGAGATTGTTGCCAAAATGCTTCTTAAACGAATTGCTGAAACCAATGGCGATCCTGAAATTTATGTCATTTCTCCATTCAGAATTGTTGCTGAACGAATGAGTCAGCGTATGCGGATGGAAGAGAATACTTTAATACAGCATGGCATCGAAAATCCAAATGATTGGATTTACAACAATATTGGAACAATTCACACATTCCAAGGAAAGGAAACCAAAGCGGTTGTATTACTTTTAGGTGCTCCAATTCCGGCGCAAACAGGCGCAAGAAACTGGGCTACATCTAATGTGAACCTGCTCAATGTTTCAGTTTCCAGAGCAAAACAGAATTTTTATGTGGTTGGGAATAAGTCACTCTGGGGAGAGCTCGGAAATATGAAGCTAGTTGCCCGATTGATTGGTAAGTGA
- a CDS encoding malonyl-CoA decarboxylase has product MNSRFIFSWKTLQRTWSDWRGSDGLPGISPDLPEDERDTVAQLLNECVAARHGAVTARQHAAGIGELYLTLNATGRRHFLEILADQFAVDQNQVREVSHRLAHSDDEETFRQQVLELREALISPRQQLLQQFNALPQGVKFLIDMRAELLGFLNDSPNLKRLDYDLQQLLATWFDVGFLRVTQLDWQSPAALLEKLMAYEAVHAISSWRDMRHRLEWDRQCYAFFHPVLPGEPLIFIEVALVQGLASSIQSLLDDQREDIDPNKADTAIFYSISNAQTGLKGISFGPFLIKKVVDSLSHSLPNLKTFSTLSPIPGFRRWLEKRLADNGSQHDKNSFATVLAEASQLLDVEPTLAHVIDDPRWIENAEVCELLKEPLLTLCACYLHERRERDSAPLDPVARFHLGNGARIEQLNWLGDVSSKGLRESCGLMINYLYALDDIKDNIEAYSQEKQIAASPRIRKLLNEQEAKQGPLSGLRRWGNRKGKG; this is encoded by the coding sequence ATGAACAGCCGCTTTATTTTCAGCTGGAAAACCCTGCAACGCACCTGGAGCGACTGGCGCGGTAGTGATGGCTTACCCGGCATCTCGCCGGATCTGCCGGAAGACGAAAGAGACACCGTCGCCCAACTGTTGAACGAGTGCGTTGCCGCCCGCCATGGCGCGGTCACTGCCCGCCAACATGCGGCCGGTATCGGTGAATTGTACCTGACCCTCAATGCCACGGGCAGACGCCATTTTCTCGAAATACTCGCCGATCAATTCGCCGTGGATCAGAATCAGGTACGCGAGGTATCCCACCGCTTGGCACACAGCGACGATGAAGAAACCTTTCGTCAGCAGGTGCTGGAGTTACGCGAGGCGCTGATTTCGCCGCGCCAGCAACTGCTGCAACAGTTCAATGCTCTGCCCCAGGGCGTCAAGTTCCTCATCGACATGCGCGCCGAGCTGCTGGGGTTTCTGAATGATTCCCCCAACCTCAAACGGCTCGACTACGACCTGCAACAGCTGCTCGCTACCTGGTTTGACGTCGGCTTCCTGCGCGTCACCCAGCTCGACTGGCAAAGCCCGGCCGCCCTGCTGGAAAAACTGATGGCCTACGAAGCCGTCCACGCCATCAGCTCGTGGCGCGACATGCGCCACCGCCTCGAATGGGACCGCCAGTGTTATGCCTTTTTTCACCCGGTGCTGCCCGGCGAGCCACTGATCTTTATTGAAGTGGCGTTGGTTCAAGGGCTGGCCTCCAGCATCCAGAGCCTGCTCGATGATCAGCGTGAAGATATCGATCCGAACAAGGCCGACACAGCGATCTTCTACTCCATCTCCAATGCCCAGACCGGCCTCAAAGGGATCAGCTTCGGGCCGTTTCTGATCAAAAAAGTGGTCGATTCATTGAGCCACAGTCTGCCCAACCTGAAAACCTTTTCCACCCTGTCGCCAATCCCCGGCTTCCGCCGCTGGCTGGAAAAACGGCTGGCCGATAACGGCTCACAACACGATAAAAATTCCTTTGCCACGGTGCTGGCCGAAGCCTCCCAACTCCTTGACGTCGAACCCACCTTAGCCCATGTCATTGATGATCCACGTTGGATAGAAAACGCAGAGGTCTGCGAATTGCTCAAAGAGCCGCTTCTCACCCTGTGCGCCTGCTACCTGCACGAACGCCGCGAACGAGACAGCGCGCCCCTTGATCCGGTCGCTCGCTTCCATCTCGGCAACGGAGCGCGTATCGAACAACTCAACTGGCTGGGGGATGTGTCGAGCAAAGGGCTGCGTGAATCGTGTGGCCTGATGATCAATTATCTCTATGCGCTGGATGACATCAAGGACAACATTGAAGCCTATTCGCAGGAAAAGCAGATTGCCGCCTCCCCGCGTATCCGCAAGCTGCTCAACGAGCAGGAGGCAAAACAGGGACCGTTGTCTGGTCTGCGACGGTGGGGGAACCGTAAGGGTAAAGGGTAA
- a CDS encoding MBL fold metallo-hydrolase gives MKTRIFMTLLLCCLFSWTAAAQEFERDTIDTSAGPVEITFIGHATLMLSFAGQIIHIDPWTKLADYDQLPKADLILITHEHRDHLDTKAVEAIRTPETQVVLTDVCAEQVSGGIIMHNGDTQQVKGITIEAVPAYNNVHMRSPGVPYHPKGRGNGYVLTFGDKKIYIGGDTENIAEMKDLNDIAVAFLPMNLPYTMTPAMVADAARLFKPAILYPYHYGETDTAEIVELLKGDQEIEVRIRKMN, from the coding sequence ATGAAAACACGTATTTTTATGACGCTCCTGTTGTGCTGCCTGTTCAGCTGGACAGCCGCAGCCCAAGAGTTTGAGCGCGATACCATTGACACCAGCGCCGGGCCGGTGGAGATCACCTTTATCGGCCATGCCACGTTGATGCTGAGCTTTGCCGGTCAAATCATCCACATCGACCCGTGGACCAAGCTTGCCGATTACGACCAATTACCCAAAGCTGATTTGATTTTGATCACTCACGAACACCGCGATCATCTGGATACCAAGGCGGTCGAAGCGATTCGAACACCGGAGACGCAGGTCGTGTTGACCGATGTCTGTGCCGAGCAGGTGAGCGGTGGCATCATTATGCATAATGGTGATACCCAGCAGGTGAAGGGGATTACTATCGAAGCGGTTCCTGCTTACAACAATGTGCATATGCGTAGCCCCGGCGTGCCCTATCATCCCAAAGGACGGGGCAATGGCTATGTGCTGACTTTTGGCGATAAAAAAATCTACATCGGCGGCGATACTGAGAACATTGCCGAGATGAAGGATTTGAACGATATTGCCGTGGCGTTTCTGCCGATGAATCTGCCCTACACCATGACTCCGGCCATGGTTGCGGATGCGGCACGCCTATTTAAACCGGCCATCCTTTATCCGTATCATTACGGTGAGACGGATACCGCGGAAATTGTGGAACTGTTGAAAGGGGATCAAGAGATTGAGGTACGGATTCGCAAAATGAATTGA